One Camelina sativa cultivar DH55 chromosome 3, Cs, whole genome shotgun sequence genomic window carries:
- the LOC104777727 gene encoding uncharacterized protein LOC104777727 isoform X3 → METEYDQVLRSVAQVNIADQTGDSGDVSCEGDGVKVLCFTEVFDDVTIQFQIIRLAKQIYVWLGCNSAKFGNLYAAASTRPSNTVSVTSVLGGSSDNTGSGIARRLVLKTGLNIILACNIPKNNPLLEAKAEKVLIRKLIDLGYTMPKPVRAT, encoded by the exons ATGGAGACTGAATACGACCAAGTTCTTCGCTCCGTTGCTCAGGTGAATATCGCCGACCAGACCGGAGATTCCGGCGATGTTAGCTGTGAAGGAGACGGTGTAAAAGTCTTGTGCTTCACTGAAGTTTTCGATGATGTCACTATCCAGTTCCAGATCATCCGTCTCGCGAAACAG ATTTATGTATGGCTTGGTTGTAACTCCGCCAAATTTGGGAATTTGTACGCAGCCGCTTCAACACGACCG AGCAATACCGTGAGTGTTACTTCAGTACTTGGTGGATCATCTGATAACACTGGATCTGGCATTGCGCGTAGATTAG TGTTGAAGACTGGACTCAATATAATACTGGCTTGCAACATCCCTAAGAACAATCCCTTGCTCGAG gCAAAAGCTGAGAAAGTGTTGATTAGAAAGCTGATTGATCTTGGTTACACAATGCCAAAACCTGTAAGAGCAACATAG
- the LOC104777728 gene encoding tRNA-specific adenosine deaminase 2, with the protein MTPVEEDHCEDSHIYMGFALHQAKLALEALEVPVGCVILEDGKVIASGRNRTNETRNATRHAEMEAIDQLVGQWQKNGLSPSQVAEKFSKCTLYVTCEPCIMCASALSFLGIKEVYYGCANDKFGGCGSILSLHLGSSQQSDILEEAQGGKGYKCRGGIMAEEAVSLFKCFYEQGNPNAPKPNRPVVQRERT; encoded by the exons ATGACACCAGTAGAAGAGGATCATTGTGAGGATTCTCATATTTATATGGGATTTGCTCTGCACCAG GCTAAACTTGCTCTGGAGGCTCTTGAAGTTCCCGtggg ATGTGTTATTCTTGAGGATGGTAAGGTCATTGCTTCAGGGAGAAACCGAACAAATGAGACACGAAAT GCCACAAGACATGCAGAGATGGAAGCAATTGATCAACTTGTCGGACAATGGCAGAAAAATGGACTCTCACCTTCACAAGTCGCTGAGAAATTCTCGAAATGCACTCTTTACGTAACATGCGAACCTTGCATAATGTGTGCATCGGCCTTATCGTTTCTTG GTATAAAAGAAGTGTATTATGGATGTGCAAATGATAAATTTGGGGGATGTGGTTCCATTTTGTCGCTTCACTTAGGCAGTTCTCAGCAGTCAGATATTCT GGAAGAAGCTCAAGGAGGCAAAGGGTACAAGTGCAGAGGAGGAATAATGGCAGAAGAAGCTGTCTCTCTTTTCAAATGTTTCTATGAGCAAGGCAATCCCAATG CCCCAAAACCAAACCGCCCGGTAGTTCAAAGAGAGAGGACTTGA
- the LOC104777727 gene encoding uncharacterized protein LOC104777727 isoform X2 codes for METEYDQVLRSVAQVNIADQTGDSGDVSCEGDGVKVLCFTEVFDDVTIQFQIIRLAKQIYVWLGCNSAKFGNLYAAASTRPSNTVSVTSVLGGSSDNTGSGIARRLVLKTGLNIILACNIPKNNPLLEAKAEKVLIRKLIDLGYTMPKPANPWDMSECETTV; via the exons ATGGAGACTGAATACGACCAAGTTCTTCGCTCCGTTGCTCAGGTGAATATCGCCGACCAGACCGGAGATTCCGGCGATGTTAGCTGTGAAGGAGACGGTGTAAAAGTCTTGTGCTTCACTGAAGTTTTCGATGATGTCACTATCCAGTTCCAGATCATCCGTCTCGCGAAACAG ATTTATGTATGGCTTGGTTGTAACTCCGCCAAATTTGGGAATTTGTACGCAGCCGCTTCAACACGACCG AGCAATACCGTGAGTGTTACTTCAGTACTTGGTGGATCATCTGATAACACTGGATCTGGCATTGCGCGTAGATTAG TGTTGAAGACTGGACTCAATATAATACTGGCTTGCAACATCCCTAAGAACAATCCCTTGCTCGAG gCAAAAGCTGAGAAAGTGTTGATTAGAAAGCTGATTGATCTTGGTTACACAATGCCAAAACCT GCAAATCCCTGGGACATGTCAGAGTGTGAAACTACTGTATGA
- the LOC104777727 gene encoding uncharacterized protein LOC104777727 isoform X1: protein METEYDQVLRSVAQVNIADQTGDSGDVSCEGDGVKVLCFTEVFDDVTIQFQIIRLAKQIYVWLGCNSAKFGNLYAAASTRPSNTVSVTSVLGGSSDNTGSGIARRLVLKTGLNIILACNIPKNNPLLEAKAEKVLIRKLIDLGYTMPKPKANPWDMSECETTV from the exons ATGGAGACTGAATACGACCAAGTTCTTCGCTCCGTTGCTCAGGTGAATATCGCCGACCAGACCGGAGATTCCGGCGATGTTAGCTGTGAAGGAGACGGTGTAAAAGTCTTGTGCTTCACTGAAGTTTTCGATGATGTCACTATCCAGTTCCAGATCATCCGTCTCGCGAAACAG ATTTATGTATGGCTTGGTTGTAACTCCGCCAAATTTGGGAATTTGTACGCAGCCGCTTCAACACGACCG AGCAATACCGTGAGTGTTACTTCAGTACTTGGTGGATCATCTGATAACACTGGATCTGGCATTGCGCGTAGATTAG TGTTGAAGACTGGACTCAATATAATACTGGCTTGCAACATCCCTAAGAACAATCCCTTGCTCGAG gCAAAAGCTGAGAAAGTGTTGATTAGAAAGCTGATTGATCTTGGTTACACAATGCCAAAACCT AAGGCAAATCCCTGGGACATGTCAGAGTGTGAAACTACTGTATGA